In Phenylobacterium hankyongense, the sequence CATGTCCCACGCCGGGTGCGCCTTCAGCGCGTCCTGGAAGTCCAGCAGCCCGACCCGAGCCGCGCCCGCCCGCAGCGGCAGCCAGATCAGGTTCTCGGCGTGGTAGTCGCGGTGACAGAAGACGGTCGCGCCCGCAGCGCCGTGGGCCCGGATCGGCGCCCAGATCGCCTCCCACGCCGTGACCGCGGCGGCGTCGAACGCGAGTTCGGGCTTCAGCTGCGGCAGCCATTCGGTGAACACGCCGCTGGCGATCTCCAGCGCCACCTCGTCATAGGTCAGCAGGGGCCAGCTGACGCCGTCGTAGGCCAGCACCGAGGGCGGTGCGATCTCGTGGATGCGCACCAGGGCCACGACGGCGTCCTCATAGAGCGGCGCCTCGTCCTGGCCGGCCTCGATCAGCCGCGCGAACAGGTCGTCGCCGAGGTCTTCCAGCACCGCCAGGCCGCGCGGCGCGTCGGCGGCGAGGATGGCGGGCGCCGACAGCCCCTGGGCGCGCAGCCAGCCGGCGGTGGCGATGAAGGCGTCGACCCGCCCCGCCGCCAGCCGCGCCAGGGCGTTGTAGCCGAGCGCCAGCCGTTCGGCCCGGGTGGCCTCGGGCGGGCAGCGGGGGCTTTCCAGCGCCGGCGGCTGGTCCATGAAGATCAATGTGGTCCCGTCGGCCAGGTACAGGCGCTCGTAGCGGCGCGTCGAGGCGTCGCCGCTCAGCGGCTCCCGGCGCGCGCCGCCGAAACCGTGGGCCTGCAGGAAGCCGGCCTTCTCCGCCTCACGTTCGGAACTCAAGCCCTCGTCCTTCCCAGGCCCCATGCGGGATCAGCCGCACGTAGCGCCCGTCGCTCTCACTGTCGTCCGGAAGCCCGATCTCTATATCGAGTCGGTCGGCGGGCAGACGGCCCTCCAGCCGCTCGGGCCATTCGACCACCGCCGCGCCGTCCTCCAGCGCCTCGTCGAGGCCGATCTCATAGGCCTCGTCCGGACTGGATAGCCGATAGAGATCGAAATGGGCCACCTTGAGGCGCGGCCCTTCGTAGAACTGCACCAGGGTGAAGGTCGGCGAGGGCACCTCCTCGTCCGGCGCGGTCAGCGCGCGGACCAGGGCGCGGGCCAGCGTCGATTTCCCCGCGCCCAGGGGGCCGGAGAGGCAGACGACGTCGCCGGCCCGCAGCGCCTCGGCCACCGCCGCGCCCAGCCGCGCGGTGGCGGCTTCGTCGGGCAGGCGGAATTCGCCCTCGGCTTCCAGGATCATGCGAAGGCCCGCGCCGGGTCGGCCGGCAGCTGGCGCTCGACGTAGGCCTTCACGCTGCGGATGGCGTCCGCGGGCTCGCCGACCAGGGCGTCCGGCCGGATCGGCGCGCCGATGGTCAGCGAGAACCGCCGCCCCTGCTTGTTCAGCAGCTCGTGGAACAGGGTGATGTCCCGCAGCTCGCCGGAGAAGCGGTTGAAGAAGTGGAACAGGGTCGACCAGGGCCCGGCCACGTGCACCGGCAGGATCGGCGCCTCGTACTTCCGCGCCAGGGAAACGGCGCTGGGCGCCCACGGCGGGTCGCAGAGCCGGCCGTCGGCCTGCCGCCGCGCCAGCCGGCCCGACGGGAAGATGATCAGGCAACGCTCCGCCTCCAGGGCGTCGCGGGTGGCGAGCAGGGTCTGGCGGGTGCGCTCGCGGGTCCGCTTGGCCTCCACCCACTCCACCGGGATCAGCACCTCGCCGAGCCGGTGGGCGACCCGGTGGGCGTCGGAGTTGGCGTAGAAGCAGAGGTCGGGCCGCAGCGCCTTCAGCACGTCGTAGACCGCGATCCCGTCGGCGATCCCGGTCGGGTGGTTGCAGACTACGATCAGCCGCCCCTTGGCGGGCACGTGCTCAAGCCCCCGGGCGGTGACCTGCACCGACAGCAGGGCCGAGACGTGCTCCAGCGCCGCGCGGCCGGGGAGCGGATCGATGGCGTCGGCCATCCGCCGGGCCCGGCCGTAGTCCAGCATCGCGTAGAGCAGCGGCCTGACCAGCGGCCAGGCGGGGCTCGCCGACAGCTTCGGCGCCCGCTCGGCGATCAGCACGTCGACGATGTGCGGCGATCGCGCGGTGCGCGGCAGGGCGTGGGCGGGCGAAGCGACCGTCATGGGCGCAGGATGCGCCAGCGCCTGTTCCCAGGGCAAGGGCGTGGAACGACAGCGGTGCTGTCGCGGAACCTTCCCGCGGCCTATGTCTGTTCACAGTGGGGCTGGAGATCGATGGGATGAGACGGTTCAAGCTGTGGGCTTCGGCGGTCCTGGTGCTGGCGGTGATCGTCGCCGGCAGCTGGGCGGTGTGGAACTTCGAGCTGCGCTGGCGGCCGAAGACCATCACCCGCCACCAGGCGGAGATCACCAACCTGCTGCAGTCCGCCGGCTGGGTGTCGCCCGGCCTGCCGGGGAAGAAGCTCTACATGGTGTCCTACCGCAATTGCCCGGAGTGCATCCGCTTCAAGCTGGAGGAGGTTCCGAAGCTCTCGGCGAAGAACGTCGACAGCCGGGTGATCGAGATCGCCCGGCGCGACGTCAACGGCCTGACGAATTCGACGGCGGCCGAGCGCGCCACGGTCGCGCAGCTGTGGATCACCCGGAGCTGGAAGCTGATGCAGGCCTGGGAGGCCGTGCCCGCCGACGCCTGGACCGCGCCCGGCATCCCGCGCGCCGACGGCGACATGGCCCGCACGGCGGTGGTGGAGAGCGGCCGCAACCTGGTCGACCGGCTGCAGCCACTGCTCAAGGACAACGGGATCAACTTCGCCTACCCGACCCTGATCTGGTGGAACGACAAGGGCGAGATGCGCGGCTGCGCCTGCGAAAGGCGGGAAACCTACCGCTTCGTCCGGCG encodes:
- the amgK gene encoding N-acetylmuramate/N-acetylglucosamine kinase AmgK: MGPGKDEGLSSEREAEKAGFLQAHGFGGARREPLSGDASTRRYERLYLADGTTLIFMDQPPALESPRCPPEATRAERLALGYNALARLAAGRVDAFIATAGWLRAQGLSAPAILAADAPRGLAVLEDLGDDLFARLIEAGQDEAPLYEDAVVALVRIHEIAPPSVLAYDGVSWPLLTYDEVALEIASGVFTEWLPQLKPELAFDAAAVTAWEAIWAPIRAHGAAGATVFCHRDYHAENLIWLPLRAGAARVGLLDFQDALKAHPAWDMSMLLHDARRDVSASLEAAALARYFELKPDIDRARFLADYHALGALNIVRILGVFARLVTRDGKPRYAAFMPRLWGYLDRCLADPQLAELKAWMDRYVPREART
- the tsaE gene encoding tRNA (adenosine(37)-N6)-threonylcarbamoyltransferase complex ATPase subunit type 1 TsaE translates to MILEAEGEFRLPDEAATARLGAAVAEALRAGDVVCLSGPLGAGKSTLARALVRALTAPDEEVPSPTFTLVQFYEGPRLKVAHFDLYRLSSPDEAYEIGLDEALEDGAAVVEWPERLEGRLPADRLDIEIGLPDDSESDGRYVRLIPHGAWEGRGLEFRT
- a CDS encoding GNAT family N-acetyltransferase, whose translation is MTVASPAHALPRTARSPHIVDVLIAERAPKLSASPAWPLVRPLLYAMLDYGRARRMADAIDPLPGRAALEHVSALLSVQVTARGLEHVPAKGRLIVVCNHPTGIADGIAVYDVLKALRPDLCFYANSDAHRVAHRLGEVLIPVEWVEAKRTRERTRQTLLATRDALEAERCLIIFPSGRLARRQADGRLCDPPWAPSAVSLARKYEAPILPVHVAGPWSTLFHFFNRFSGELRDITLFHELLNKQGRRFSLTIGAPIRPDALVGEPADAIRSVKAYVERQLPADPARAFA